From a region of the Anaerolineae bacterium genome:
- a CDS encoding BtpA/SgcQ family protein, translated as MKNFLKNKKAIIGVIHVDPLPGTPKGQRAMPEIIDQARTEAQIYQDAGIDMLMIENMHDVPYLKGAVGPEIVAAMAVVGYEVKNVTGLPCGVQILAGANKEALGVAQAAGLDFVRVEGFVFAHVADEGLIDGCAGKLLHYRRHIGAADILVLTDIKKKHSAHALTADVDIVETARAAEFFLSDGVIVTGAVTGAAASLEALQRVKESVTIPVLVGSGVTLENVDRYLAIADALIVGSYFKQSGHWAQAVDFNRVKPFMDKVNKLRSGL; from the coding sequence AAAAAGCCATCATCGGCGTGATCCACGTTGACCCGCTGCCCGGCACTCCTAAGGGCCAGCGGGCCATGCCGGAAATTATTGACCAGGCCCGTACAGAGGCGCAAATCTATCAAGACGCCGGCATTGACATGCTGATGATCGAGAATATGCACGATGTTCCTTATCTTAAGGGAGCGGTTGGGCCAGAAATTGTGGCGGCGATGGCCGTAGTAGGCTACGAGGTCAAAAATGTAACCGGTCTGCCGTGCGGGGTGCAAATCCTGGCCGGGGCAAACAAAGAAGCGTTAGGCGTTGCCCAGGCCGCCGGACTCGACTTTGTGCGGGTGGAGGGGTTTGTGTTTGCGCACGTGGCCGATGAGGGCCTAATAGATGGCTGCGCCGGGAAGCTGTTACACTATCGCCGCCACATCGGCGCGGCTGATATTTTGGTGCTGACGGATATAAAAAAGAAACATAGCGCCCACGCCCTCACCGCCGATGTGGACATTGTTGAAACGGCCCGCGCCGCGGAGTTCTTTTTAAGCGACGGGGTGATTGTGACCGGCGCGGTGACCGGGGCTGCGGCCAGCCTGGAAGCGTTGCAGCGCGTCAAAGAATCAGTCACCATCCCGGTTCTGGTTGGCTCCGGCGTTACCTTAGAAAATGTTGATCGCTATCTGGCTATTGCCGACGCGCTCATTGTGGGTTCTTACTTTAAACAAAGCGGCCACTGGGCGCAGGCGGTTGACTTTAACCGGGTCAAACCTTTTATGGACAAAGTCAACAAGTTAAGATCAGGTTTATAG